In Nitrospiraceae bacterium, the following are encoded in one genomic region:
- a CDS encoding HIT family protein: MVTPDCKACLGTWPFADRFITECGITHAYLHDDQFFPGWTVLVLQRHATELFHLTSAERARLIEDVSAMAGVLSDIFQAAKINYELLGNQLPHIHWHLIPRLHRDPAPLEPVWRVAHAPLAMEPNAQAALIERLRARWNAHHQRG, translated from the coding sequence ATGGTCACGCCGGACTGCAAAGCCTGCCTGGGTACCTGGCCTTTCGCCGATCGTTTCATTACAGAATGCGGCATCACCCACGCCTATCTCCACGATGATCAATTCTTTCCCGGTTGGACCGTGCTCGTGCTGCAACGGCATGCGACCGAACTCTTTCATCTGACATCGGCCGAACGGGCTCGACTGATCGAAGACGTGTCCGCCATGGCGGGTGTCCTGTCCGACATCTTCCAGGCGGCCAAGATCAACTACGAACTCTTGGGGAACCAGTTGCCGCATATTCACTGGCATCTGATTCCCCGCTTGCACCGCGATCCGGCCCCGCTGGAGCCGGTCTGGCGTGTGGCACATGCCCCGCTCGCGATGGAACCCAACGCTCAGGCAGCCCTCATCGAGCGTCTACGCGCGAGGTGGAACGCGCACCATCAACGTGGATAG
- a CDS encoding OmpA family protein produces the protein MQKSPTATVSSSSVAPTIVGPDKEMKEIYILGGLVFFLATVVAGFWYYSQTDEAAHSNWPSEAVDNAQVSQALKSQPEILPAVTPAIPIAATAVATRISDVLHDDIFFEIGRKGLTDDGKAALLKHAEFLKQEADWGVLVQGYTDQQGSAHYNKILGQKRADGVKQQLMALGVPETAIRTVSLGEEGALCVDQSDACRRMNRRVHLELRKIGLDHMVIPTVAAPADLDNQPSEVDHAILGNDHTVTGDSLLSSTPSTFETVVPPADVPESDSAH, from the coding sequence ATGCAGAAATCACCGACCGCAACCGTCAGCTCAAGTTCAGTCGCTCCCACCATCGTGGGCCCGGACAAGGAAATGAAGGAGATCTATATCCTCGGGGGGTTGGTCTTCTTCCTTGCGACCGTCGTCGCGGGATTTTGGTACTACTCGCAAACAGACGAGGCCGCCCATAGTAACTGGCCGAGCGAAGCAGTGGACAACGCGCAGGTCTCCCAAGCACTGAAGAGTCAGCCGGAGATCCTTCCTGCCGTGACACCAGCTATCCCCATTGCAGCAACCGCGGTGGCCACCCGCATCAGCGACGTACTCCACGATGATATCTTCTTCGAGATCGGCCGCAAGGGCCTCACCGACGACGGCAAGGCTGCACTTCTGAAACATGCCGAATTCCTCAAACAGGAGGCCGACTGGGGCGTGCTCGTGCAGGGCTATACCGACCAGCAGGGCTCGGCGCACTACAACAAGATCCTTGGTCAGAAGCGCGCGGATGGCGTGAAGCAGCAACTGATGGCCCTCGGCGTTCCGGAAACGGCCATCCGGACCGTGAGCTTGGGTGAAGAAGGAGCCCTCTGCGTCGACCAGAGCGATGCCTGCCGGCGGATGAATCGCCGGGTGCATCTCGAACTGCGCAAGATCGGGTTGGACCATATGGTCATCCCAACCGTGGCGGCACCGGCGGATCTCGACAATCAGCCGAGTGAGGTGGACCATGCCATCCTGGGCAATGACCACACCGTCACCGGAGACAGCCTACTCTCCTCCACACCTTCGACTTTCGAGACCGTGGTACCTCCGGCTGACGTGCCGGAAAGCGACTCCGCGCACTGA
- a CDS encoding sigma 54-interacting transcriptional regulator, whose amino-acid sequence MGQATRVFFSTLWLQAVTTGLVATLLAALLWAWAPALYSALDSGPYDTWLTLRHSPAASPDILLILRDQSADQQFGTGLWDRSLVARSITALHDAGASRIGIDLPIDRPSPPNLGGAVSDALLIEAIKSVGSVAYPLYPQSWIGSDPTLESSGKGTLPPEPASILPELDPDRVVRRLPLSSHVGALDLPAFGVLLAMKSTAEHPNTERLLGPSSTNLLLSVVQDGSATAFRSISFADFMKLLDGKHGDELDHMISGKIAVLLLQPRQAPAYLLPSGQEVSDGLLHVHLLNTLLTRHWIHTIPAGGRLAVAIALAAGIAYVTLRRANAAGWLFGVASLGIYTLIVLVSLWGMQVVLPVVLPFTASSLVLLTTGLLGHVMASRRMALVEQDMLHIQQDLSAAREALVCRENAVESLEEDLESARIQASQSATKEAELLKTSADLHHRMLEAQQQETAARSRIDELERQLGGLRTAAGSGGPLGDVEQDQLRRECEQLGIVTRHPRMLGAFRDIKKGSRSAVTVLILGEPGTGKELFARAVHRLSPRGAKAFVAVNMAAISPELFESELFGHVRGSFTGALSDRKGFFELAHQGTIFLDEIGDLRLDHQSKLLRVLQDRTFYRVGATTPTTVDVRIVAATNKDLQRGVSEGWFREDLYFRLKGLVLTLPPLRDRPEDIGPLAERCLNELTRGSDRPPMQLSQEALETLAHQPWKGNVRELRQCLEQAAALSDRPILTALDLRLDGTATTGAVARPMPPLLPDASGDAAVLTILRQHGFDMQATAKALGWDRSTVTQRLKGLCFQALVHSRGDKAQAAATLAGDSSLTRTVELKLLDYYNHLLETIQPFTGAEEALADCKRRFKNLPDRHFKSVEALVREHFRQSAAAPKP is encoded by the coding sequence ATGGGCCAGGCGACACGTGTGTTCTTCAGCACTCTGTGGTTGCAGGCGGTGACGACCGGTCTCGTCGCCACCCTGCTGGCGGCGTTGCTCTGGGCGTGGGCGCCGGCCCTCTACTCTGCCCTCGATTCCGGCCCTTACGATACCTGGCTCACACTTCGACATTCGCCTGCTGCCAGTCCCGATATCCTGCTCATCCTTCGCGACCAATCCGCTGATCAGCAATTCGGCACCGGCCTGTGGGACCGCAGTCTCGTCGCCCGCAGCATCACCGCGCTACATGACGCCGGCGCCTCAAGGATCGGCATCGATCTTCCAATCGACCGACCCAGCCCCCCGAACCTCGGTGGGGCGGTGAGCGACGCCCTCCTGATCGAAGCCATCAAGTCTGTCGGGTCTGTGGCGTATCCGCTGTACCCTCAGTCCTGGATCGGGAGCGATCCGACGCTCGAATCATCCGGCAAGGGCACACTTCCCCCGGAACCCGCGTCCATCCTTCCCGAACTCGATCCGGATCGGGTCGTGCGTCGGCTACCGCTCTCGAGCCATGTCGGCGCCCTTGATCTCCCGGCCTTTGGCGTCCTCTTGGCTATGAAATCGACGGCCGAGCATCCTAATACGGAGAGGCTTCTTGGCCCCTCTTCTACAAACCTGCTCCTGAGTGTGGTGCAGGACGGAAGCGCCACGGCATTCCGCTCGATCAGCTTTGCCGACTTCATGAAACTACTGGACGGCAAGCATGGCGACGAGCTTGATCATATGATCAGCGGCAAGATCGCCGTGCTGTTGTTGCAGCCCAGGCAAGCTCCTGCTTACCTGCTTCCCTCAGGCCAGGAAGTGTCCGACGGCCTGCTGCACGTGCATCTGCTCAATACTCTGCTGACCCGTCACTGGATTCATACCATTCCGGCCGGAGGTCGGCTGGCGGTGGCGATTGCGCTCGCTGCCGGGATCGCCTACGTGACGCTGCGACGGGCAAATGCCGCCGGGTGGCTGTTCGGCGTGGCTAGTCTGGGCATCTATACGCTCATCGTGCTGGTCTCCCTGTGGGGCATGCAGGTCGTGTTGCCGGTCGTCTTACCCTTCACAGCTTCCAGTTTAGTCTTACTGACGACAGGGCTGCTCGGTCACGTGATGGCATCACGGCGCATGGCGCTCGTGGAGCAGGACATGCTGCACATACAGCAGGATCTCAGCGCGGCGCGTGAGGCCTTGGTCTGTAGGGAGAATGCGGTCGAGTCGCTCGAAGAGGATTTGGAGTCGGCCCGAATTCAGGCATCTCAGTCTGCCACGAAAGAAGCCGAGCTATTGAAAACTTCCGCCGACCTCCACCATCGGATGCTTGAGGCGCAGCAACAGGAAACAGCTGCGCGCAGTCGCATCGATGAATTGGAACGACAGTTGGGCGGTTTGCGCACTGCGGCCGGAAGTGGTGGCCCGCTGGGGGATGTCGAGCAGGATCAACTCCGCCGCGAATGCGAGCAATTGGGCATCGTGACCAGACACCCCAGGATGCTGGGGGCATTCCGCGACATCAAGAAGGGCTCTCGGTCGGCGGTGACCGTGCTGATCCTGGGTGAGCCCGGCACGGGGAAGGAACTCTTCGCGCGGGCCGTCCATCGCTTGAGCCCTCGCGGCGCCAAAGCTTTTGTCGCCGTGAACATGGCGGCTATTTCACCCGAACTCTTCGAGAGCGAACTGTTCGGCCACGTCCGAGGCAGTTTCACCGGCGCCCTCTCCGACCGGAAGGGCTTCTTCGAACTGGCCCATCAGGGCACGATTTTTCTCGATGAGATCGGCGACCTCCGGCTCGACCATCAAAGCAAACTGCTGCGGGTGCTCCAAGACAGAACATTCTATCGAGTCGGGGCGACGACCCCCACGACCGTCGACGTTCGCATCGTGGCCGCGACCAACAAGGACCTTCAACGCGGCGTCTCCGAGGGTTGGTTCCGAGAAGACCTGTATTTTCGATTGAAAGGGCTGGTATTGACGCTCCCACCCCTGCGCGACCGTCCGGAGGACATCGGCCCGCTGGCGGAGCGTTGTCTGAACGAGCTGACGCGGGGAAGCGACCGTCCTCCGATGCAGCTGTCGCAGGAGGCGCTCGAGACCCTGGCCCATCAACCGTGGAAAGGGAACGTCCGTGAACTACGGCAGTGCCTTGAGCAGGCAGCCGCCCTGAGCGACCGACCGATCCTCACGGCCCTCGACTTGCGGCTTGATGGGACTGCGACAACGGGAGCGGTCGCCCGGCCCATGCCGCCGCTGCTTCCGGATGCGAGCGGGGACGCAGCCGTCTTGACGATACTCCGGCAACACGGGTTCGATATGCAAGCAACGGCCAAAGCTTTGGGTTGGGATCGCAGCACCGTCACCCAGCGGCTCAAGGGACTCTGCTTCCAAGCCCTCGTGCACAGTCGAGGCGATAAGGCTCAAGCGGCCGCCACGCTGGCGGGGGATTCATCCCTCACGAGAACGGTCGAACTGAAATTGCTCGATTACTACAACCACCTGCTCGAGACGATCCAACCCTTCACGGGAGCGGAGGAAGCCCTCGCGGACTGCAAACGCCGCTTCAAAAACCTGCCCGACCGCCACTTCAAGTCCGTTGAAGCCCTCGTGCGCGAACACTTTCGTCAAAGCGCCGCCGCGCCGAAGCCGTAA
- a CDS encoding GMC family oxidoreductase, translated as MFIDAREVEFGAVIKSDVCIVGGGIAGLTLARELDRRGIDTCLLESGGLSPDRAIRDLSRGENVGVPYEVAEGSRSRYLGGGTNAWDGRCQPLDDQDFRIRDWVPNSGWPIGPDDLKPHYDQAQTALGLGPNSYDLRSWVDRLARADVRRLPLPAGRVTDSLSQFSSPESFGSLYHRALDRAAHLRVFLYATVVEIETDPAAVAARRAIVFSLKGRKMTVTARIFVLAAGAIENARILLASNKTRRAGLGNSYDLVGRYFMDHPSVLAGEVRFVDGWKNNRLYDERFNRCDPDVAVEGVSFAGYCHLASDLQREERLLNSSIWFSSVYVGEHPAVTNALEGLRRRVVDGEGPRERLTDLLTRLASHPKEALQTLLARWLGVRQKVSRVHLRALVEPVPDAESRVTLSEEQDELGTARVRVRWRLDALAQRTLDRTCAIFAEELERAGVAKVTLGPKLEGKDWQSQIDFASNQHQMGTTRMHDSPRAGVVDRYGLVHGMRNLYVAGGSVFPTAGAGPPSLTVVALALRMADRLIDELKPGGRLR; from the coding sequence ATGTTTATTGATGCCAGGGAAGTCGAGTTCGGCGCCGTTATCAAGAGTGATGTCTGCATTGTCGGCGGCGGGATCGCCGGGTTGACGCTGGCTCGAGAACTCGACCGGCGAGGCATCGATACCTGTCTTCTTGAAAGCGGCGGGCTCTCACCGGACCGTGCCATCAGGGATCTTTCACGCGGCGAGAACGTGGGGGTGCCCTACGAGGTGGCGGAGGGGTCGCGGAGCCGCTACCTGGGTGGAGGGACCAATGCCTGGGACGGACGATGCCAGCCGCTGGACGACCAGGATTTTCGTATTCGCGATTGGGTGCCCAACAGCGGGTGGCCGATCGGGCCTGACGACCTCAAACCCCACTACGACCAGGCGCAGACCGCCCTGGGCCTCGGCCCCAACTCCTACGATCTTCGAAGCTGGGTTGATCGACTGGCGCGAGCTGACGTGCGCCGCCTCCCGCTCCCAGCCGGCCGCGTGACAGACAGCCTCTCGCAGTTCAGTTCGCCGGAATCGTTTGGATCTCTTTACCATCGGGCCTTGGACCGGGCCGCGCACCTTCGAGTCTTTCTCTATGCCACTGTCGTCGAGATCGAAACCGACCCAGCTGCGGTTGCGGCGCGGCGGGCGATCGTCTTTTCTCTCAAGGGACGCAAGATGACGGTCACGGCCAGGATTTTCGTGCTGGCCGCGGGAGCGATCGAAAATGCCAGGATCTTGCTGGCTTCGAACAAGACCAGACGCGCGGGTTTGGGGAATAGCTATGACCTGGTCGGACGCTACTTCATGGACCACCCGTCCGTGCTTGCCGGTGAGGTGAGGTTCGTCGATGGTTGGAAGAACAACCGGCTGTATGACGAGCGATTCAACCGGTGCGATCCCGATGTGGCGGTAGAGGGAGTCAGCTTCGCGGGGTACTGTCACTTGGCGTCTGACCTACAGCGGGAGGAACGCCTGCTGAATTCGAGTATTTGGTTCTCCTCCGTATACGTGGGCGAGCATCCGGCTGTCACCAATGCGCTCGAGGGGCTCAGGCGCCGGGTCGTGGACGGCGAGGGGCCGCGCGAGCGCCTGACCGATCTGCTGACTCGATTGGCCTCTCACCCGAAAGAGGCGTTGCAGACTCTCCTTGCGCGCTGGTTGGGCGTGAGACAGAAAGTCAGTCGTGTTCACTTACGCGCGCTGGTCGAGCCGGTTCCCGATGCGGAAAGTCGCGTCACGCTGTCGGAGGAACAAGATGAATTGGGCACCGCGCGGGTTCGCGTTCGATGGCGATTGGATGCGTTGGCACAGCGAACGTTGGATCGCACCTGTGCGATTTTTGCGGAGGAACTGGAGCGGGCCGGCGTGGCAAAAGTGACGCTCGGGCCGAAGCTCGAGGGAAAGGATTGGCAGAGCCAGATCGACTTTGCGTCGAATCAGCACCAAATGGGTACTACCCGGATGCATGATTCGCCGCGGGCCGGCGTCGTCGATCGGTACGGTCTTGTCCACGGTATGCGGAATCTCTACGTCGCGGGTGGGTCTGTGTTCCCGACGGCCGGCGCCGGTCCGCCGTCGCTGACCGTGGTCGCGTTGGCCCTGCGGATGGCGGATCGGCTGATCGATGAGTTGAAGCCGGGAGGTAGGCTGAGATAG
- a CDS encoding trypsin-like peptidase domain-containing protein, translating to MPEVRAKRVTKIGSLAAVVWLTLSALSPVAGAYDAADGSLRAQQAVSSDLSPEEQATISVFERATRSVVFIANTAMQRDPWSFNLFEVPQGSGTGFVWSKQGHIVTNFHVVYGADAITVTLADRTEYKAKLVGADPDHDVAVLQIQAPDSSLQPISIGSSQSLRVGQKVLAIGNPFGLDHTLTTGVVSALGRTIKSMSNRTIEGVIQTDAAINPGNSGGPLLDSVGRLIGVNTQIVSPSGAFAGIGFAVPVDTVARIVPELMKHGKLIRPGLGVSLVPDAMARRWGVQGLAIGKVGRGSAAERVGLRGARETLGGRIELGDVIVGVDGRSVETIDDLMDIMEQHKVGDQVTVDFMRGNRRQQVVVTLQPVN from the coding sequence ATGCCTGAGGTTCGCGCGAAGCGCGTCACCAAGATAGGGTCGCTGGCGGCGGTTGTCTGGCTGACCTTGAGCGCACTGTCTCCGGTGGCCGGGGCCTATGATGCGGCGGACGGCTCTCTGCGGGCGCAACAGGCTGTGTCGTCGGACCTGAGTCCGGAGGAGCAGGCCACCATTTCGGTGTTCGAGCGAGCCACCCGGTCGGTCGTGTTCATTGCCAATACGGCTATGCAGCGTGATCCATGGTCGTTTAACCTCTTCGAAGTGCCGCAGGGATCAGGAACCGGGTTCGTCTGGAGCAAGCAAGGCCACATCGTCACCAACTTTCACGTCGTCTACGGAGCCGATGCCATCACGGTGACCTTGGCTGATCGCACGGAATACAAGGCCAAGCTCGTCGGTGCGGATCCTGATCATGATGTCGCCGTGTTGCAGATCCAGGCCCCTGATTCTTCGCTCCAGCCCATTTCGATCGGCAGTTCCCAGAGCCTGCGGGTCGGCCAGAAAGTCCTCGCGATCGGCAATCCCTTCGGTCTGGACCATACGCTGACTACGGGTGTGGTCAGTGCCTTGGGCCGCACGATCAAGTCCATGAGCAACCGCACGATTGAAGGAGTGATCCAGACGGACGCCGCCATCAATCCCGGAAATTCCGGTGGACCGTTACTGGATAGCGTCGGCCGGTTGATCGGCGTCAACACGCAGATCGTCAGTCCCAGCGGGGCCTTCGCTGGTATCGGTTTCGCGGTCCCGGTGGATACCGTGGCGCGCATCGTGCCCGAGTTGATGAAGCACGGCAAATTGATCAGGCCGGGGCTGGGCGTCTCGCTCGTGCCGGACGCCATGGCTCGCCGGTGGGGCGTGCAGGGGCTCGCGATCGGCAAGGTGGGGCGGGGTAGCGCGGCGGAACGCGTCGGGCTTCGTGGGGCGCGTGAAACGCTGGGCGGACGCATCGAACTCGGAGACGTGATTGTGGGGGTGGACGGACGATCGGTCGAGACCATCGACGATCTCATGGATATTATGGAGCAGCACAAAGTCGGGGATCAGGTCACCGTGGATTTCATGCGCGGCAACCGACGACAACAGGTGGTCGTGACCCTCCAGCCGGTCAACTGA
- a CDS encoding secondary thiamine-phosphate synthase enzyme YjbQ: MRVSMQGGTRFENITASVHKALADSALRAGIVTIFIRHTTASVLIIEDEPGIRADTAEIWSRLIPADPTWQHNTRNAGEDNGHSHLRGQLQGQSVTIPFAEGAMLLGTWQQLVVLDFDTRARTREVIVQVIGE; encoded by the coding sequence TTGCGGGTCTCGATGCAAGGGGGAACCAGGTTCGAGAACATTACGGCCTCGGTGCACAAGGCCCTGGCGGACAGCGCGCTGCGAGCCGGCATCGTCACGATCTTCATCCGGCATACCACGGCATCGGTGCTGATCATCGAAGATGAGCCGGGCATTCGCGCCGATACGGCGGAGATCTGGAGTCGGCTCATTCCGGCCGATCCGACGTGGCAACACAACACGCGCAATGCCGGGGAAGACAACGGGCATAGTCATCTGCGCGGGCAACTCCAAGGCCAGTCTGTGACGATTCCCTTTGCGGAGGGCGCGATGCTTCTTGGCACGTGGCAACAACTCGTGGTCCTGGATTTCGATACGCGAGCACGGACGCGCGAGGTCATCGTGCAGGTGATCGGTGAGTAG
- a CDS encoding marine proteobacterial sortase target protein — protein MAAVHHALRSRFISTPPIRLFLLLLSMITPVFAPAQPRAEEQISTHSLSTIGLQEIGEGSLLFRTGEPGRYVPAPILKTDVQIAVTGIIARATVRQEFRNPSRKKGAWVEGIYVFPLPETAAVDHLLMHVGDRIIEGHVKERGEAKQTYERGKQQGQRASLVEQERPNIFTTSVANIGPGETITVEIQYQEIVRYDQGRFSLRFPMVVGHRYSPGTPVLIEGKGQQGTGITLDTDRVPDASRITPPIHTPGDGPTNPVSLSVTLAAGFPVDRVESPYHPILVLPDSDNRRLITLREETVPADRDFELTWTPSPSAAPSATLFTEQREGHTYALLMLMPPAQTGTSAPRPPRDITFIIDTSGSMAGTSIEQAKASLSSALSRLTTQDRFNVIQFNNVVRSLFTGLEPVTPESMKKAVRYTDHLVADGGTEIVPAVRQALKSVQDTSRLQQIVLLTDGQVGNEDELFELLQQKLGARRFFTVGIGSAPNSHLMHKAAEMGRGSFTYIGNVTEVREKMDGLFRKLERPVLHDVTLDVAGWTNAQVYPSHLADLYEGEPVVLAVRAEAAPAQATIRGEMGSGAWSMPVALREASSKEGLSVYWARKKIAALLAEAFTGSPEEQIRNAVLQVALDHHLVSKYTSLVAVDVTPARPGDHQLQSHPLGTNLAQGQDYQAIMGLPATATAGPLHALAGAASLFLAWLLWVARRHRSDWSNDQCDRLC, from the coding sequence ATGGCAGCAGTTCATCACGCACTACGTTCCCGGTTCATATCGACGCCTCCCATCCGTCTCTTTCTCCTCCTCCTCAGCATGATTACCCCAGTCTTCGCCCCAGCCCAGCCCCGGGCTGAAGAACAGATCTCCACGCATAGTCTGTCAACCATCGGCCTTCAGGAAATCGGGGAAGGCTCGCTGCTCTTTCGCACTGGGGAACCAGGCCGCTATGTGCCTGCGCCGATCCTGAAAACGGACGTGCAGATCGCAGTAACCGGCATCATCGCACGCGCCACCGTCAGGCAAGAGTTCCGTAACCCCAGCCGCAAGAAAGGCGCGTGGGTGGAGGGGATCTATGTTTTTCCGCTTCCGGAAACCGCGGCTGTCGATCACCTGCTCATGCATGTGGGCGACCGAATCATCGAAGGACATGTCAAGGAACGGGGCGAGGCGAAGCAGACCTATGAACGGGGCAAGCAGCAGGGTCAGCGCGCCAGTCTGGTCGAGCAAGAACGGCCCAACATCTTCACGACTTCGGTTGCCAACATCGGACCCGGCGAAACGATCACCGTCGAAATCCAGTACCAGGAGATCGTCCGGTATGACCAGGGTCGCTTCTCGCTACGATTCCCCATGGTGGTGGGCCATCGGTATAGCCCCGGGACGCCGGTGCTGATCGAGGGAAAGGGTCAGCAAGGGACAGGCATCACCCTCGATACGGATCGGGTACCGGATGCCTCGCGCATCACACCGCCGATCCACACCCCCGGTGATGGGCCGACGAATCCGGTAAGCCTCTCCGTAACCCTGGCTGCGGGATTTCCTGTCGATAGGGTCGAATCTCCCTACCATCCGATCCTCGTGCTTCCGGACTCCGACAACCGGCGGTTGATCACGCTACGAGAGGAGACTGTGCCGGCCGATCGAGACTTTGAGCTGACTTGGACCCCGTCCCCCTCCGCCGCGCCATCCGCGACCCTGTTCACGGAGCAGCGGGAAGGGCACACCTACGCGCTCCTGATGCTCATGCCGCCGGCCCAGACGGGAACCTCCGCCCCGCGACCGCCCCGTGACATCACCTTCATCATCGACACCTCCGGCTCCATGGCCGGCACCTCCATCGAGCAGGCAAAGGCCTCTCTGTCTTCAGCCTTGTCTCGCTTGACCACGCAGGATCGATTCAACGTGATTCAATTCAATAACGTGGTTCGGTCGCTCTTTACCGGCTTGGAGCCGGTCACACCGGAGTCGATGAAAAAGGCCGTCCGGTATACCGACCATCTCGTGGCCGACGGCGGCACCGAAATCGTACCGGCCGTCCGACAGGCCTTGAAGAGCGTGCAAGACACGTCCCGCCTGCAACAAATCGTGCTCCTGACAGACGGACAGGTCGGTAACGAAGACGAATTGTTCGAGCTCCTACAGCAGAAACTGGGAGCGAGGCGATTTTTCACGGTCGGCATCGGGTCGGCGCCCAATAGCCATCTGATGCACAAGGCTGCGGAGATGGGACGCGGCTCCTTCACCTACATCGGCAATGTGACCGAAGTCAGAGAGAAGATGGACGGGCTGTTTCGTAAACTCGAGCGGCCGGTCCTGCACGACGTGACACTGGATGTCGCGGGCTGGACGAACGCGCAGGTTTATCCGTCGCACCTGGCCGACCTCTATGAAGGAGAACCGGTTGTCCTTGCGGTGCGAGCGGAAGCGGCCCCCGCGCAGGCGACGATCCGAGGGGAAATGGGGTCTGGAGCCTGGTCAATGCCGGTCGCTCTTCGCGAAGCATCGTCCAAGGAGGGGCTCTCAGTGTATTGGGCGAGAAAGAAAATCGCGGCGCTGCTGGCCGAAGCCTTCACCGGGTCGCCGGAGGAACAGATTCGAAACGCCGTGCTTCAGGTAGCTCTCGACCATCACTTAGTCAGCAAGTACACGAGCCTCGTGGCCGTGGACGTGACGCCGGCGCGGCCGGGCGACCATCAGCTGCAGTCACATCCCCTCGGCACAAACCTGGCCCAAGGCCAGGATTATCAAGCCATCATGGGACTTCCGGCCACGGCCACGGCTGGCCCGCTGCACGCCCTGGCCGGAGCAGCCAGCCTCTTCCTGGCTTGGCTGCTGTGGGTTGCGAGACGGCACCGATCCGATTGGAGTAACGACCAATGCGATCGTCTTTGCTGA
- a CDS encoding class GN sortase has translation MRSSLLTRLLAGLLCLGCWQLGQGAWIYAKAGLAQFLLQRAWSRALQGEVDPKPWPWADTSPVARLRAPGSGVDMIVLSGAYGRTLAFGPGHLTSSALPHQAGTMVVTGHRDTHFRFLRDLRPNDRLEVTGTDGRTRQFTVTQSRVMDARQDSLALQDTGHELVLVTCYPFDALRPGGPLRYVVRAVEES, from the coding sequence ATGCGATCGTCTTTGCTGACGCGCCTGCTCGCCGGCCTCCTGTGTCTTGGTTGCTGGCAACTGGGCCAGGGCGCATGGATCTACGCGAAGGCCGGGCTCGCGCAGTTCCTGCTGCAGCGAGCTTGGTCCCGTGCCCTCCAGGGTGAGGTCGATCCGAAACCCTGGCCCTGGGCGGATACGAGCCCGGTCGCGCGACTGCGCGCACCGGGCTCGGGGGTGGACATGATCGTGCTCTCGGGAGCCTACGGCCGCACGCTGGCCTTCGGACCGGGGCATCTCACGTCGAGCGCGCTCCCTCATCAAGCCGGCACCATGGTCGTCACCGGTCATCGCGATACGCACTTTCGCTTTCTTCGTGATCTCAGACCGAACGACCGGCTGGAAGTGACGGGAACCGACGGGCGGACGAGGCAGTTTACGGTCACGCAATCCCGCGTAATGGATGCCAGACAGGACAGCCTTGCCTTACAAGACACAGGTCACGAGCTCGTCCTCGTGACCTGTTACCCGTTCGACGCGCTACGCCC
- a CDS encoding tetratricopeptide repeat protein — translation MAHSRKLLQLEPDALEPRLKLANALFQLGETDGAIDEYRTALRFHPTAAQAHAELGTALMAKQEWRNAVSELQEAIKLDPSLTQAHYSLGTIQYTRGNVQSAIQAYQEALRRKPDFAEAHYRLGLVLKLAGKEKDATQELEAAALAGLAKAQYFLGNAYRSGQGVEKNQVMAITWWSRAFEQGLPEAAQALTQLRRLAAVKGSLQTKQSKAAADAFRDYCEQIWLDFPDLDRDRNGATVGTTLLKLGRTADALPVLLREAYALNDAAHDALVRLYEQGLDSQLPPHGQWILTFLDNTAGDGVVPSKVALARIYGKGQGVSVDLPKAKGYLKGLPRDDAKRILEEFNADSTKP, via the coding sequence GTGGCCCATTCCCGGAAACTGCTGCAACTGGAACCGGATGCCCTGGAACCAAGGCTGAAGCTGGCCAACGCACTCTTCCAACTCGGGGAGACCGATGGGGCCATCGACGAATACCGAACGGCGCTTCGTTTTCACCCGACCGCTGCCCAAGCGCACGCGGAGCTTGGGACCGCGCTGATGGCCAAGCAGGAGTGGCGAAACGCCGTCAGCGAGCTCCAGGAAGCCATCAAACTCGACCCCTCGCTGACACAGGCGCACTACAGCCTCGGCACGATCCAATACACACGCGGCAACGTGCAGTCGGCCATCCAGGCCTACCAGGAAGCACTGCGTCGGAAACCGGATTTCGCAGAAGCCCATTACCGATTGGGGCTGGTGTTGAAACTGGCGGGCAAGGAAAAGGATGCCACCCAGGAACTCGAAGCCGCCGCCCTGGCCGGATTGGCCAAGGCTCAATATTTCCTCGGCAACGCCTACCGATCGGGCCAAGGCGTGGAGAAGAACCAAGTCATGGCCATCACGTGGTGGTCCCGCGCCTTTGAGCAAGGGCTGCCGGAGGCCGCCCAAGCCCTCACGCAACTCCGACGATTGGCTGCGGTGAAGGGTTCACTCCAGACGAAACAATCCAAAGCAGCCGCCGACGCCTTTCGCGACTATTGCGAACAGATTTGGCTGGATTTCCCGGATCTCGATCGCGACCGGAACGGCGCCACCGTCGGCACCACGCTGCTGAAGCTCGGCCGCACGGCCGATGCGCTCCCCGTTCTTCTCAGAGAAGCCTATGCCCTCAACGACGCGGCACACGACGCGCTGGTGCGGCTCTACGAACAAGGGCTCGACAGTCAATTACCTCCCCATGGTCAATGGATCCTCACGTTCCTCGATAACACGGCCGGTGATGGAGTCGTCCCATCCAAGGTGGCGCTCGCCCGGATCTATGGTAAGGGGCAAGGCGTTTCCGTCGATCTCCCCAAAGCCAAGGGATATCTCAAGGGGCTGCCCCGCGACGACGCGAAGCGCATCCTGGAAGAGTTCAACGCCGATAGCACCAAGCCATAG